The Janthinobacterium lividum genome has a window encoding:
- a CDS encoding M48 family metallopeptidase, with the protein MGANTQESHAPLAGRYFDGQSSRLYHVTLSVRDGVAVLAGDIERSCPLGELHVSERSSHAVRKVSFPDGAYLEIADQAAFNDMLHETGHRDGWVVRLQQSWRGALLATVATILALWLSYQYLLPVVAKAVAFEIPQSVERRLGQGVLDFLDQHVFEASKLDGARQQALRSQFARLSTPGDSTPEHRIVFRKSKIGPNAFALPSGDIVLTDEMIELLPDDQAIMGVLAHELGHLQQRHLTRRIIQTSAVGAGAALLFGDVSTVVATVPPLLLDLKYSRDVERDADDYAIAMLRQNGIALEHLAQVFVALGKLDQGTPYLSSHPASAERVERIRAAQQ; encoded by the coding sequence ATGGGGGCCAACACGCAAGAAAGCCACGCTCCCCTGGCTGGCCGCTATTTCGACGGCCAGAGTTCGCGCCTGTACCACGTGACACTGTCCGTACGCGATGGCGTGGCCGTGCTGGCGGGCGACATCGAGCGCAGCTGCCCGCTGGGCGAGCTGCACGTGTCCGAACGCAGCAGCCACGCCGTGCGCAAGGTCAGCTTTCCCGACGGCGCCTACCTGGAGATCGCCGACCAGGCGGCCTTCAACGACATGCTGCACGAGACGGGACACCGCGACGGTTGGGTGGTGCGGCTGCAGCAAAGCTGGCGCGGCGCCCTGCTGGCCACGGTCGCCACCATCCTGGCCCTGTGGCTCAGCTATCAATATCTGCTGCCGGTGGTGGCCAAGGCCGTGGCCTTTGAGATTCCCCAGTCCGTCGAGCGCCGGCTGGGTCAGGGCGTGCTCGATTTCCTCGACCAGCACGTGTTTGAAGCGAGCAAGCTCGATGGCGCGCGCCAGCAAGCCTTGCGCAGCCAGTTCGCGCGCCTGTCCACGCCCGGCGATAGCACCCCCGAACACCGCATCGTTTTCCGCAAGAGCAAAATCGGTCCGAACGCGTTTGCCCTGCCGTCCGGCGACATTGTGCTGACCGATGAAATGATCGAACTGCTGCCGGACGACCAGGCCATCATGGGTGTGCTCGCGCATGAGCTGGGCCATTTGCAGCAGCGCCACCTGACGCGGCGCATCATCCAGACTTCGGCCGTAGGCGCTGGCGCAGCGCTGCTGTTCGGCGACGTCTCGACGGTGGTGGCAACCGTGCCGCCGCTGCTGCTGGACTTGAAGTATTCGCGCGATGTCGAACGCGACGCGGACGACTACGCGATTGCCATGCTGCGCCAGAACGGCATTGCGCTGGAACACCTGGCGCAAGTGTTTGTCGCCCTGGGCAAGCTGGACCAGGGCACGCCGTATCTGTCGAGCCATCCGGCCAGCGCCGAACGGGTCGAGCGTATCCGCGCGGCACAGCAGTGA
- a CDS encoding YjgN family protein: MDVDVNNNSAQREAITFSATGSEYFRIWIVNLLLSIVTLGIYSAWAKVRRNRYFYSSTHLAGSSFEYHGNAVAILKGRIAAVVLIGGYNIALKLSPIVGLLMFVLLAAILPWLIWKSLQFKLYNTSYRGIRFGFGGSAKEAYKYFLWLPILNTFTLGLMTPFLHQRLKRFQHTQSRFGATHFSFDATVGSFYKTYLLFFALLLGGLLVLIFVVFGSVFASFAANANDKTKVGSLLFAIGALYLWAFTVLPLFLTMIQNLIWNHTRLQQHQFQSQLTWGRTTFIMLTNLLGVVVTLGLFAPFAHVRWLKYRLEATSMLVHGSLDEFVAATGQQVSAAGEGMVDLLDFDLSM, encoded by the coding sequence GTGGATGTCGACGTCAACAACAACAGCGCCCAGCGCGAAGCCATTACCTTCAGCGCCACCGGCAGCGAATACTTCCGTATCTGGATCGTCAACCTGCTGCTGAGCATCGTCACCCTGGGCATTTATTCCGCCTGGGCCAAGGTGCGCCGCAACCGCTATTTCTATTCCAGCACCCACCTGGCGGGCAGCAGCTTCGAATACCATGGCAACGCCGTGGCCATCCTGAAGGGCCGCATCGCGGCCGTGGTGCTGATCGGCGGCTACAACATCGCCCTGAAGCTTTCACCCATCGTTGGCTTGCTGATGTTCGTACTGCTGGCCGCCATCCTGCCCTGGCTGATATGGAAAAGCCTGCAATTCAAGCTGTACAACACCAGCTACCGCGGCATCCGCTTCGGTTTCGGCGGCAGCGCCAAGGAAGCCTACAAGTATTTCCTGTGGCTGCCCATCCTGAATACCTTCACCCTGGGCTTGATGACGCCATTCCTGCACCAGCGCCTGAAGCGCTTCCAGCACACGCAAAGCCGTTTCGGCGCCACCCATTTCAGCTTTGACGCCACGGTCGGCAGCTTCTACAAAACCTATCTGCTGTTCTTCGCGTTGCTGCTGGGTGGCTTGCTGGTCCTGATTTTCGTCGTCTTCGGCAGCGTGTTCGCCTCGTTTGCGGCCAATGCGAATGACAAGACCAAGGTTGGCAGCCTGCTGTTTGCCATCGGCGCCTTGTACCTGTGGGCCTTCACCGTGCTGCCGTTGTTCCTGACCATGATCCAGAACCTGATCTGGAACCATACGCGTTTGCAGCAGCATCAGTTCCAGTCGCAACTGACCTGGGGCCGCACCACCTTCATCATGCTGACCAACCTGCTGGGCGTGGTCGTCACGCTGGGCCTGTTCGCGCCATTCGCCCATGTGCGCTGGCTGAAGTACCGCCTGGAGGCGACGTCGATGCTGGTGCATGGCAGCCTGGACGAGTTTGTCGCCGCCACGGGCCAGCAAGTCTCGGCCGCCGGTGAAGGCATGGTCGACCTGCTGGATTTCGACCTGTCGATGTAA
- a CDS encoding glutathione S-transferase, translating into MIVVHHLNNSRSQRVLWLLEELGLDYEVKRYQRDPKTMLAPASLKAVHPLGKSPVITDGANTIAESGAIIDYLVERYGNGRLIPAAGTPEKLRWTYWLHFAEGSAMPPLLMKLVFDKVESSPMPFFVKPIARGIASKVKSSFIMPNINSQLAYMEAELEKTKWFAGNEFTAADIQMSFPLEAAAMRGGLDERLPKLTAFLQRIHARPAYQRALEKGGPYDFAK; encoded by the coding sequence ATGATCGTCGTCCACCATCTGAACAACTCGCGCTCGCAGCGCGTGCTCTGGCTACTCGAGGAACTGGGCCTCGACTACGAGGTCAAGCGCTACCAGCGCGACCCGAAAACCATGCTGGCGCCTGCCTCGCTGAAGGCCGTGCATCCGCTGGGCAAGTCGCCCGTGATCACGGATGGGGCCAACACCATCGCCGAATCGGGCGCCATCATCGACTACCTGGTCGAGCGCTACGGCAATGGCCGCTTGATACCGGCGGCTGGCACGCCGGAGAAGCTGCGCTGGACCTACTGGCTGCATTTCGCGGAAGGCTCGGCCATGCCGCCGCTGCTGATGAAGCTGGTGTTCGACAAGGTCGAGTCGTCGCCGATGCCGTTTTTCGTCAAGCCGATCGCGCGCGGCATCGCCAGCAAGGTCAAGAGCAGCTTTATCATGCCTAATATCAACAGCCAGCTGGCTTACATGGAAGCGGAGCTGGAGAAAACCAAATGGTTTGCCGGCAATGAATTCACGGCAGCCGACATCCAGATGAGCTTTCCGCTGGAAGCGGCGGCCATGCGCGGCGGACTCGACGAGCGTCTGCCGAAGTTGACGGCGTTCCTGCAGCGCATCCATGCACGGCCGGCCTACCAGCGCGCCCTGGAAAAAGGCGGGCCCTACGATTTCGCCAAATAA
- a CDS encoding 5'-3' exonuclease H3TH domain-containing protein, whose translation MARLLAIDGLNIVRRVYEASPEPDSDLKAEIALRHALSSFRTLINDHEPTHILPAFDFGGPTWRHALYAGYREGRQPMPQVLRDALPGFYATLASFGMHVVSIPEVEADDVIGTAVMRWLHEGRGAAVIATTDKDLHGLIAHGALVWDHFKGVWHDHAWVEKKFGVPPELLPDLLALMGDVTDSIPGVSKIGLKTGAKLLRAYGNIDAVMAGAGILPGALGESLRKEREILYLSRKLVALKTDVTLGVTWNKLVWEK comes from the coding sequence ATGGCCAGACTCCTCGCTATCGACGGCTTGAATATCGTACGCCGCGTCTACGAAGCCAGTCCTGAACCCGATTCCGACCTGAAGGCGGAGATCGCGCTGCGCCATGCGCTGTCGTCGTTCCGCACCCTCATCAACGACCACGAGCCGACGCACATCCTGCCGGCCTTCGACTTTGGCGGCCCGACCTGGCGCCACGCCCTGTATGCCGGCTACCGCGAAGGTCGCCAACCCATGCCGCAGGTGCTGCGCGACGCCTTGCCCGGCTTTTACGCCACCCTGGCCAGCTTCGGCATGCACGTGGTCAGCATTCCCGAGGTCGAGGCCGACGACGTGATCGGCACGGCCGTCATGCGCTGGCTGCACGAGGGGCGCGGCGCGGCCGTCATCGCCACCACCGACAAGGATTTGCATGGCCTGATCGCCCACGGCGCGCTGGTCTGGGACCACTTCAAGGGGGTCTGGCACGACCACGCCTGGGTCGAGAAAAAGTTCGGCGTGCCGCCGGAACTGCTGCCCGACCTGCTGGCGCTGATGGGCGACGTCACCGACAGCATCCCCGGCGTGTCGAAGATCGGCCTGAAGACGGGCGCGAAACTGTTGCGCGCTTACGGCAATATCGACGCCGTGATGGCCGGCGCGGGGATTTTGCCCGGCGCGCTGGGCGAAAGCCTGCGAAAAGAGCGGGAAATACTGTATCTTTCAAGAAAGTTAGTTGCGCTCAAGACGGACGTGACTTTAGGCGTGACCTGGAACAAGCTGGTGTGGGAAAAGTAA
- a CDS encoding response regulator has translation MLKTVLIDSSAVARGLLNTVLTDGGYDVCGQTHTSALGLALLVKYQPHFVCIAREQVEDGSNVVQTIRAQYPKTLIFMVSGGIDAASLQAAHAMGVSGFIVKPFMADTVLKTVRNTVIAMVRKQQQALAAAAQGNT, from the coding sequence ATGTTAAAGACAGTCCTGATCGATAGCAGCGCCGTGGCGCGCGGCCTGCTGAACACGGTCCTGACCGATGGCGGCTACGATGTCTGCGGGCAGACGCATACCAGCGCGCTGGGACTGGCGCTGCTGGTCAAGTACCAACCGCATTTCGTGTGCATCGCGCGCGAGCAGGTGGAAGATGGGAGCAATGTGGTGCAAACCATCCGCGCCCAGTATCCGAAAACGCTCATTTTCATGGTATCGGGCGGCATCGACGCCGCCTCGCTGCAGGCGGCCCACGCCATGGGCGTGTCGGGCTTCATCGTGAAACCCTTCATGGCCGACACGGTCCTGAAAACCGTGCGCAACACGGTGATTGCCATGGTGCGCAAGCAGCAGCAGGCGCTGGCCGCCGCTGCGCAGGGCAATACCTAG
- the mnmA gene encoding tRNA 2-thiouridine(34) synthase MnmA, translated as MSKKKVVIGMSGGVDSSVAAWMLKEQGYEVIGLFMKNWEDDDDSEYCSTRQDWIDAASVADVIGVDIEAVNFASEYKDRVFADFLREYQAGRTPNPDVLCNAEIKFKAFLDHAMTLGADLIATGHYARVRQAPTDAGRYELLKAVDASKDQSYFLHRLNQAQLSKTLFPLGEIPKTQVRQIAEKLALPNAQKKDSTGICFIGERPFREFLNRYLSYKPGPMKTADGKTVGEHVGLSFYTLGQRKGIGIGGVKSYQNADGSSDAWYVARKDIANNTLWVVQGHDHPWLLSPALTADQASWVAGTAPQAGALSAKTRYRQADVACQLLPDGDAHFGLAFDQAQWAVTPGQSAVLYDGDVCLGGGIIASSTGLA; from the coding sequence ATGAGCAAGAAGAAAGTCGTTATCGGCATGTCGGGCGGGGTCGATTCCTCGGTCGCGGCATGGATGCTGAAGGAACAAGGCTATGAAGTCATCGGCCTGTTCATGAAAAACTGGGAAGATGACGACGATTCGGAATACTGCTCCACGCGCCAGGACTGGATCGACGCGGCCAGCGTGGCCGACGTCATTGGCGTCGATATCGAAGCCGTCAATTTCGCCTCCGAATACAAGGACCGCGTGTTCGCCGATTTTTTGCGCGAATACCAGGCCGGCCGCACGCCGAACCCGGACGTGCTGTGCAACGCCGAAATCAAGTTCAAGGCGTTTCTTGACCACGCCATGACCCTGGGCGCCGACCTGATCGCCACCGGTCACTACGCGCGCGTGCGCCAGGCGCCCACCGATGCGGGCCGCTATGAACTGCTGAAAGCCGTCGACGCCAGCAAGGACCAAAGCTATTTCCTGCACCGATTGAACCAGGCGCAACTGTCTAAAACTTTATTTCCGCTCGGTGAAATCCCGAAGACGCAAGTGCGCCAGATCGCCGAGAAACTGGCCCTGCCAAACGCGCAAAAGAAAGACTCGACGGGCATCTGTTTTATTGGCGAGCGCCCGTTCCGCGAATTTTTGAACCGCTACCTGTCCTACAAGCCGGGCCCCATGAAAACGGCCGATGGCAAGACGGTGGGCGAACATGTGGGACTGAGTTTTTATACGCTGGGCCAGCGCAAGGGCATCGGCATCGGCGGCGTGAAGTCGTATCAGAACGCCGACGGCAGCAGCGACGCCTGGTATGTGGCGCGCAAGGATATCGCCAACAATACCCTGTGGGTGGTGCAGGGCCATGACCACCCGTGGCTGCTGTCGCCCGCCTTGACGGCCGATCAGGCCAGCTGGGTCGCTGGCACCGCGCCGCAAGCGGGCGCCCTGTCCGCCAAGACGCGCTACCGCCAGGCCGACGTGGCTTGCCAGCTGCTGCCGGATGGCGACGCACACTTCGGCCTGGCGTTTGATCAGGCGCAATGGGCCGTCACGCCCGGCCAGTCAGCCGTGCTATATGACGGCGATGTGTGCCTCGGTGGCGGCATCATCGCCAGCTCAACCGGCCTGGCCTGA
- a CDS encoding NUDIX hydrolase — MPRIWKPSVTVAAIVERDGLFLLIEEETSEGIKLNQPAGHLDPFESLEQAVIRETLEEAAYDFIPTALVGMYMSRYQSLRTGEDVTYLRFTFCGTAGAEHDRPLDEGIIRTLWMTRDELAACQERHRSPLVLQCVDEYLAGRRAPLALLHTHASVFNSA; from the coding sequence ATGCCGCGAATCTGGAAACCCTCTGTCACCGTTGCCGCCATCGTCGAGCGCGACGGCCTGTTTTTACTGATTGAAGAAGAGACCAGCGAAGGCATCAAGCTCAACCAGCCGGCCGGTCATCTCGACCCGTTCGAGTCGCTGGAGCAGGCGGTGATCCGCGAAACGCTGGAAGAAGCGGCCTACGATTTCATCCCCACGGCACTGGTCGGCATGTACATGTCGCGCTATCAGTCACTGCGCACGGGCGAGGACGTGACCTATTTGCGCTTCACCTTTTGCGGCACGGCCGGCGCCGAGCATGACCGCCCGCTGGACGAAGGCATCATCCGCACCCTGTGGATGACGCGCGACGAGCTGGCGGCGTGCCAGGAACGCCACCGCAGCCCGCTGGTGCTGCAGTGCGTGGACGAATACCTGGCCGGCCGGCGCGCGCCGCTGGCCCTGCTACACACGCATGCGTCCGTTTTCAATAGCGCATAG
- a CDS encoding Re/Si-specific NAD(P)(+) transhydrogenase subunit alpha has translation MRIGIPAETRPGETRVAATPETVKKLAAKHQVVVQSGAGLQASIPDDAYAAAGAQIGTAQEAYGCAIVLKVRAPDAEERALMASGTVLIGMLNPFDADNIAAMATAGLSAFALEAVPRITRAQSMDVLSSQANIAGYKAVLVAANTYQRFMPMLMTAAGTVKAARVLIMGVGVAGLQAIATAKRLGAVIEASDVRPPVKEQVESLGAKFLDVPFLTDEEKEIAKGSGGYARAMPADWMRRQAELVHERAKLADIIITTALIPGRAAPVLISEETVKAMKPGSVIVDLAVEQGGNCPLSELGKTVLKHGVYIVGEPNLATLVAADASALYARNVLDFLKLIIDKDEQLLIDREDEIIKASLVCAGSEILRK, from the coding sequence ATGAGGATAGGCATACCGGCCGAAACACGGCCTGGTGAAACACGGGTGGCAGCGACGCCCGAGACAGTCAAGAAGCTGGCAGCCAAGCATCAAGTCGTCGTGCAGTCGGGAGCGGGCCTGCAAGCCTCGATTCCCGACGACGCGTATGCCGCCGCTGGCGCGCAGATCGGCACCGCCCAGGAAGCCTATGGCTGCGCCATCGTGCTCAAGGTGCGCGCACCCGATGCCGAAGAAAGGGCGCTGATGGCCAGCGGCACGGTGCTGATCGGCATGTTGAACCCGTTTGACGCGGACAATATTGCCGCCATGGCCACGGCCGGCTTGTCCGCCTTCGCGCTGGAAGCCGTGCCGCGCATCACGCGCGCGCAGTCGATGGATGTGCTGTCGTCGCAGGCGAATATCGCCGGCTACAAGGCCGTGCTGGTGGCCGCGAATACCTACCAGCGCTTCATGCCCATGCTGATGACGGCGGCTGGCACCGTCAAGGCGGCCCGCGTGCTGATCATGGGCGTGGGCGTGGCAGGCCTGCAGGCGATCGCCACGGCCAAGCGCCTGGGCGCCGTCATCGAGGCGTCCGACGTGCGCCCGCCCGTCAAGGAACAAGTGGAGTCCCTGGGCGCCAAATTCCTCGACGTGCCTTTCCTGACCGATGAAGAAAAGGAAATCGCCAAGGGCTCGGGCGGTTATGCGCGCGCCATGCCGGCGGACTGGATGCGCCGCCAGGCCGAACTGGTGCATGAACGGGCGAAACTGGCCGACATCATCATCACCACCGCACTGATTCCCGGCCGCGCCGCGCCCGTCCTGATCTCCGAAGAGACCGTGAAAGCCATGAAACCCGGTTCCGTCATCGTCGACTTGGCCGTCGAGCAGGGCGGCAACTGCCCCCTGTCCGAACTGGGCAAGACGGTGCTCAAGCACGGCGTCTACATCGTGGGCGAACCGAACCTGGCGACCCTGGTGGCGGCCGATGCCTCGGCCCTGTATGCGCGCAACGTGCTGGATTTTTTAAAGCTCATCATCGACAAGGACGAGCAATTGCTGATCGACCGCGAGGATGAAATCATCAAGGCCAGCCTGGTGTGTGCAGGCAGTGAAATCTTACGTAAATAA
- a CDS encoding NAD(P) transhydrogenase subunit alpha has product MEISHTIINLIIFVLAIYVGYHVVWTVTPALHTPLMAVTNAISAIIIVGAMLAAGLTQGPLAQAAGTLAVALAAVNVFGGFLVTQRMLEMFRKKEPKAKQGAKE; this is encoded by the coding sequence ATGGAAATCAGTCACACCATCATTAACCTGATCATCTTCGTGCTGGCCATTTATGTCGGCTACCACGTCGTCTGGACCGTCACGCCGGCGCTGCATACGCCGCTGATGGCCGTCACCAATGCCATTTCCGCCATCATCATCGTCGGCGCCATGCTGGCGGCCGGCCTGACGCAAGGACCGCTGGCGCAGGCGGCCGGCACCCTGGCCGTGGCCTTGGCCGCGGTCAACGTGTTTGGCGGCTTCCTCGTCACGCAGCGCATGCTCGAGATGTTCCGTAAAAAAGAACCGAAGGCCAAGCAAGGAGCAAAAGAATGA
- a CDS encoding NAD(P)(+) transhydrogenase (Re/Si-specific) subunit beta yields the protein MSFVTMNLVTMMYLIASVCFIQALKGLSSPSTARRGNAFGMSGMAIAAVTTVALILKLKEQQTGGMGLTLVIIGIVTGGAIGAYLAKTVEMTKMPELVAAMHSLIGLAAVCIAVAAVSEPWAFNIAKQGEALPIGNRFELFIGTFVGAITFSGSVIAFGKLSGKYKFRLFQGAPVSFKGQHMLNLVLALVMIALGLVFCFADGVEPAWTPFIVMAVIAFALGVLIIIPIGGADMPVVVSMLNSYSGWAAAGIGFSLNNSMLIIAGSLVGSSGAILSYIMCKAMNRSFFNVILGGFGGASPAAGVAGAQEQRPVKSGSADDASFIMGNAETVIIVPGYGLAVARAQHSLKELVERLTEKGVTVKYAIHPVAGRMPGHMNVLLAEAEVPYDQVFEMEDINGEFGQTDVVLVLGANDVVNPAAKDPKSPIAGMPILEAYKAKSIIVNKRSMASGYAGLDNELFYQPNTMMVFGDAKKVIEDMLKAIE from the coding sequence ATGAGCTTCGTCACCATGAACCTGGTGACGATGATGTACCTGATCGCCTCGGTGTGCTTCATCCAGGCCTTGAAAGGACTGTCGTCGCCCTCGACGGCGCGCCGCGGCAATGCCTTCGGCATGAGCGGCATGGCCATTGCCGCCGTCACCACCGTGGCGCTGATCCTGAAACTGAAGGAACAGCAAACGGGCGGCATGGGCCTGACCCTCGTCATCATCGGCATCGTCACGGGCGGCGCCATCGGTGCCTACCTGGCGAAAACCGTGGAAATGACGAAGATGCCGGAACTGGTGGCCGCCATGCATTCGCTGATCGGCCTGGCGGCCGTCTGCATCGCCGTCGCGGCCGTATCCGAGCCATGGGCCTTCAATATCGCCAAACAGGGCGAGGCGCTGCCCATCGGTAACCGCTTCGAGCTGTTCATCGGCACCTTTGTCGGCGCCATCACGTTCTCCGGTTCGGTGATCGCTTTCGGCAAGCTGTCGGGCAAATACAAGTTCCGCCTGTTCCAGGGCGCGCCCGTCAGCTTCAAGGGCCAGCACATGCTCAACCTGGTGCTGGCGCTGGTGATGATCGCGCTGGGCCTGGTGTTCTGCTTCGCCGACGGGGTAGAACCGGCCTGGACGCCGTTCATCGTCATGGCCGTCATCGCCTTTGCGCTGGGCGTGCTGATCATCATCCCCATCGGCGGCGCCGACATGCCGGTGGTGGTGTCGATGCTCAACAGTTACTCGGGCTGGGCCGCAGCCGGCATCGGTTTTTCGCTGAATAACTCGATGCTGATCATCGCCGGTTCGCTCGTGGGGTCCTCGGGCGCGATCCTGTCGTACATCATGTGCAAGGCGATGAACCGCTCGTTCTTCAACGTTATTCTCGGTGGCTTCGGCGGTGCCTCGCCGGCGGCCGGCGTGGCTGGCGCACAGGAGCAGCGCCCCGTGAAATCGGGCTCGGCCGACGACGCCTCTTTCATCATGGGCAATGCGGAAACCGTCATCATCGTGCCCGGCTACGGCCTGGCCGTGGCGCGCGCGCAGCATTCGCTCAAGGAGCTGGTGGAAAGACTCACCGAGAAGGGCGTCACCGTCAAATATGCGATCCACCCCGTGGCGGGGCGCATGCCGGGCCACATGAACGTGCTGTTGGCCGAAGCGGAAGTGCCGTATGACCAGGTCTTCGAGATGGAAGACATCAATGGCGAATTCGGCCAGACGGACGTGGTGCTGGTGCTGGGTGCGAATGACGTGGTCAATCCGGCGGCGAAAGATCCGAAATCGCCGATCGCCGGCATGCCGATCCTGGAAGCTTACAAGGCCAAGAGCATCATCGTCAACAAGCGTTCGATGGCGTCCGGCTATGCGGGCCTGGACAATGAATTGTTCTACCAGCCGAACACGATGATGGTGTTTGGCGACGCCAAGAAGGTCATCGAGGATATGCTGAAAGCCATCGAATAA
- a CDS encoding sensor domain-containing diguanylate cyclase, with protein MTDTLPAAPPAALPEVLFSRLLEDALDAVIIIDEHCRIRYINGAMQALSGYASGELLGQTLNGLLPDAVGAQHDNHVINYIRSSRTSSVLGKIREFAIRHRDTQMIPIEMKAMDLGVVDGMRYFGAFLLDVRERRELAAKNASLLAQLEQQALHDALTSLPNRRAYEAQAEQAMARAARSGAALSVGVADLDHFKKINDRYGHAVGDAVLRTVAQALRDTGRITDVAARLGGEEFGLLFPDASLQQAHQVAERIRAAVAAAITLLPDGRHLQVTISIGVAPLVQGASLDAAISDADKALYVAKHQGRNQVVAATAAQ; from the coding sequence ATGACAGATACTTTGCCCGCAGCACCGCCTGCCGCTCTTCCCGAAGTACTCTTTTCCCGCCTGCTGGAAGATGCCCTCGACGCCGTCATCATCATCGATGAACATTGCCGCATCCGCTATATCAATGGCGCCATGCAGGCACTGTCGGGCTATGCCAGCGGAGAATTGCTGGGACAGACCCTGAACGGCCTGCTGCCCGACGCCGTCGGCGCGCAGCACGACAACCACGTGATCAACTACATCCGCAGTTCGCGCACCTCCAGCGTGCTGGGCAAGATACGCGAATTCGCCATCCGCCACCGCGACACGCAAATGATCCCTATTGAAATGAAGGCGATGGACTTGGGCGTGGTCGACGGCATGCGCTATTTCGGCGCCTTTTTGCTCGACGTGCGCGAACGGCGCGAACTGGCGGCAAAAAACGCCAGCCTGCTGGCGCAGCTGGAACAGCAGGCGCTGCACGATGCGCTGACGTCGCTGCCCAACCGGCGCGCCTATGAAGCGCAGGCCGAGCAGGCGATGGCGCGCGCGGCGCGCAGCGGCGCCGCCCTGAGCGTGGGCGTGGCCGACCTCGACCACTTCAAGAAAATCAACGACCGCTATGGCCATGCCGTGGGCGATGCCGTGCTGCGCACGGTGGCGCAGGCGTTGCGCGACACGGGACGCATCACCGACGTGGCGGCGCGCCTCGGTGGCGAGGAGTTCGGCCTGCTCTTCCCCGACGCCAGCCTGCAGCAGGCACACCAGGTGGCCGAACGCATCCGCGCAGCCGTGGCCGCCGCCATCACCCTCTTGCCCGATGGCCGCCATTTGCAAGTGACCATCAGCATCGGCGTGGCGCCGCTGGTGCAGGGCGCCAGCCTGGACGCGGCGATATCGGATGCCGACAAGGCCTTGTATGTTGCCAAGCACCAGGGACGCAACCAGGTCGTCGCGGCAACGGCCGCCCAATAA